The Malus sylvestris chromosome 12, drMalSylv7.2, whole genome shotgun sequence genome contains a region encoding:
- the LOC126593243 gene encoding pentatricopeptide repeat-containing protein At2g37310: MLLSKSLNIQISAATNGYVQRALQILHGIDGLDCGAYGHFIQHCTVHRLVRQAKQLHARLVLFSVTPGNFLASKLINFYSKTNNINYARKVFDQIPRPNAFSWNAMLIGYSINNMHADTLKWFSAMVSSCSDQAKPDNFTVTCVLKALGVLLSGSKLAKEVHCFVLRSGFDSDVFVVNSLITYYSRCDEVGLARALFDRMPERDIVSWNSMIAGYSQAGYYDECKELYRMMLGLEKFKPVGLTVVSVLQACLQSNDLMLGMEVHQFVIENQIEMDVLVCNALIGLYARCGSLDYAQELFDEMSEKDEVTYGSLVSGYMFHGFVDKAMGVFRDSKKPKLSTWNAVISGLVQNNQHEEALNLIREMQACGCKPNTVTLSSILPTISYFSNLKVGKEVHAYAVRNNFDWNIYVATAIIDTYAKSGLLYGAQRVFDQAKGKSLIIWTSIISAYASHGDGHTSIGLFYEMLNSGIQPDQVTITAVLTACAHSGVVDEAWKIFDAMFPEYGIQPSVEHYACMVGILSRAGKLTEAADFIHKMPVEPSAKVWGALLNGASVSRDVELGEFVCHRLFQIEPENTGNYIIMANLYSQAGRWEEADKVRERMKEVGLRKIPGSSWIETSKGLQSFIVKDTSNERTEEIYETLEGLLGMMKEKGYALQDELDEESVNV, translated from the coding sequence atGTTGTTATCAAAGTCATTGAACATTCAAATCTCGGCCGCCACCAACGGCTACGTCCAACGTGCCCTTCAGATCCTCCATGGAATCGACGGGCTCGATTGCGGAGCTTACGGGCACTTCATCCAGCACTGCACGGTGCACCGCCTGGTCCGTCAGGCCAAGCAGCTCCACGCCCGCCTCGTCCTCTTCTCCGTCACGCCCGGCAACTTCCTGGCCTCAAAGCTCATCAATTTCTACTCCAAAACCAATAATATCAACTATGCCCGCAAGGTGTTCGACCAAATTCCCCGCCCAAATGCTTTCTCCTGGAACGCCATGCTCATTGGGTATTCCATTAACAATATGCACGCCGACACCTTGAAGTGGTTTTCTGCTATGGTGTCTTCGTGTTCGGATCAAGCGAAGCCCGACAATTTTACTGTGACTTGTGTGCTGAAGGCTCTTGGGGTTTTGCTTTCAGGTTCAAAATTGGCTAAGGAAGTACATTGTTTTGTTCTGCGTAGTGGGTTTGATTCGGatgtttttgttgttaattCTTTGATTACTTACTACTCGAGATGTGATGAGGTAGGTTTGGCGAGAGCTTTGTTTGACAGGATGCCGGAAAGAGATATTGTGTCATGGAATTCGATGATTGCAGGGTATTCTCAAGCCGGATACTATGATGAGTGCAAAGAGTTGTATAGGATGATGTTAGGCTTGGAGAAGTTTAAGCCTGTTGGGTTGACAGTGGTGAGTGTGTTGCAGGCATGTTTACAGTCAAATGATCTTATGCTCGGTATGGAGGTTCATCAGTTTGTCATTGAGAATCAAATCGAGATGGATGTTTTGGTTTGCAATGCTCTTATAGGGCTATATGCAAGATGTGGTAGCTTGGATTATGCTCAAGAATTATTTGATGAGATGAGTGAAAAGGATGAGGTCACTTATGGCTCATTAGTTTCGGGGTACATGTTTCACGGGTTTGTTGACAAAGCCATGGGTGTTTTTCGAGATAGTAAGAAGCCAAAGTTAAGTACTTGGAATGCTGTGATTTCAGGTTTGGTTCAGAACAACCAGCACGAAGAGGCATTGAATTTAATTCGAGAAATGCAGGCATGTGGTTGCAAACCAAATACCGTGACATTGTCAAGTATTCTTCCCACAATATCGTATTTCTCAAATCTGAAAGTTGGGAAGGAAGTACATGCTTATGCTGTTAGAAACAATTTTGACTGGAATATTTATGTTGCAACTGCCATTATCGATACTTATGCAAAGTCAGGTTTGCTTTACGGAGCACAGAGGGTTTTTGATCAAGCAAAAGGTAAGAGCTTAATCATTTGGACATCAATAATCTCAGCTTATGCATCCCACGGAGATGGTCATACGTCTATTGGCCTCTTTTATGAGATGCTGAATAGTGGGATTCAACCAGATCAAGTGACAATTACAGCGGTATTAACAGCTTGTGCTCATTCTGGAGTGGTTGATGAGGCTTGGAAAATCTTTGATGCCATGTTTCCGGAATATGGCATTCAGCCCTCAGTTGAGCATTATGCCTGCATGGTAGGCATTCTTAGCCGAGCTGGGAAACTCACCGAAGCTGCAGATTTTATCCACAAAATGCCAGTTGAACCAAGTGCTAAAGTTTGGGGTGCACTACTAAATGGGGCTTCAGTTTCTCGTGATGTTGAATTGGGAGAATTTGTCTGCCATCGCTTGTTTCAAATCGAACCCGAGAATACAGGGAATTACATCATTATGGCGAATTTATATTCACAGGCTGGGAGATGGGAAGAAGCTGATAAGGTCAGGGAGAGAATGAAAGAAGTTGGGCTGAGGAAGATTCCTGGCAGTAGCTGGATTGAAACAAGTAAGGGGTTACAAAGCTTTATAGTGAAGGACACATCAAACGAAAGAACCGAAGAGATCTACGAAACACTGGAAGGATTGCTGGGGATGATGAAAGAAAAAGGGTATGCTTTGCAGGATGAATTAGATGAGGAGAGTGTTAATGTTTGA